The window ATGGGGACTGAGCTACTAGAAATGTATTGGGTAATGCATTAATAGTGACTTCTACTTCCCTTTTTGAAGGTACTCTTGGTAACTCATTCGAGAATATGTCGGGAAATTCTCTCACTATTGAAACATCTGACAAtcgaatttctttcttttttgtctctATGGCATACGTAAGGTAAGCTTCACACCCTTTCTTCACCATTTTTCTCGTAGTCATAGCCGGAATAATACAATTTGTGATGAcatttctctctcctctaaatataatttttctaccATTAGGTCCAtgaaaagttattattttcacAAAACAGTCTATTTGAGCCCTATTTATACCCAACCAGTCCATACCCAAAATGACACCAAAATCATGTAACTCTAATGGCAATAAATCTACTTTCGATTCACACCCATTTATAACAAGTTGAACCCCTTTATTCATATGGTCAATATTTACAATTTCACTTAATAGAGTACTTATAACaaactcattatttattttacaaagatTTTCTCCCAATTTCCCCCACAAGCTTAATAGCAACAAATGAGTGTGTGGTCCTAGTGTCAAGCAACACATGAACATGCAGAAAATTTAATTGTAATGTACCAGCCATCATGTCAAGAGCAACTCTGGTCTCCTCTTGTGTCATGTAATATACTCTTCCCTAAGTCTGAGCCTTTTGTGTCTTGTCATtctaaatataagttttttctcTACTACCGCTAGCCCCAGATAACGTCTGTCAGACTAGTCTGTCTATAATGGTAGATTGTTGCTAACTCTAAGCCTACTATTGCTAATTCTGAGTGATGTTAGTCCTACGAGGATAATATCTTCGAAAGTGCTTAACCCCTACAATAATAACATCCACGGCCTAAATGTGGGCAATCCCACCATTTATGTTCCCCCTACAAATATAACATCGTTCAGGTGTTGCAGAACAATCTCTTGAGAGTCTTTGTCCATACTGGGTACACAAAGTATAAATAATCATTCTCTACTCCGATGCTCCTCTAGAAAAACCACTACTGGAGTTTGGTTGCCATCTTATTGACCTCACCCCTGAAGTCTGGGTATATGCAACTGAggtactcctttttttttaactgaatgaAATATCCCTCACCTCTTTTAGGTAGAAGGAGTCTATCAGAGGTATACTTTGCATCATTCTGCTTACCCAAACTATATTATCCTTGTTGGCCCTACCTCAAACATGCCTCGAGGGCCTATGCTACCTCAATAAGCTCTCTAGTAGTCCCAAACTTAAAGGAAACCAATCTTCACCTTAACTCTTGCTGCAGTCCATCCCGCAACCTTTCAACCCTATGTTGTTCGTTGGGAGTATAATGTGAGGAAAACATAGAGAGGTCATGAAACCTTCTTTTATAGTCAATCACTAACATGTCTCCCTGTTTCAAGGATAAAAACTCTtgttccttaattttttaatgataagagGAGTAAAATTGATGTTCAAACTAAACTCTAAACTCTGTCCAAAACCAGGACCTTGCAAGTCTCCTCGACTTCACCGTATCCCACCAAGATCATGCCCTGTCTGAAAGTAAATGGGCAACACAATTTACTTGTAAGCCCTATGCCACCTATATCTGTATGGGGTATCCTCAATTCTGCAAAGCCATTTGCTAGCTATCTCGGTGTCTGGTTCGCCCAAAAAAGATTCACACCCTAATTCTCTCATACTCTTTACAGTTCGCACTAATGTAACAACACTATCAATTGGGGTTGTAACCACAGGTGTCGTCTGTATTGTTGGTGCTACTAGAGCTGTCGAGGATGAGGCACCAGGCATCGCCTCGATCACTACCCTCACTACCTGTAGCGTAGGCGTTGCTACAGGCACTGATGTTGTAGTTAGGGGTACAACTCCTTGTCTTTGTTGGTTGGAACCCTTAGGCTATGATCCCACGGTCTGTCTCAAGTCGATATCATTATGGAGTCCCACTGACTCCCCCAATCTTAACTGATGAGATAACAAAGGCATATGAGAGGCAATATCTTCCAACGAGCCCTTAACCTATCTCTCATCAAAACCATTTCTTGTCGTCGTACCATTTCTCATACATACTATCCTAGTTTAAATTAGCAATTTATTAATCTCTTATTCAATTTTCTAAACCCTAAATCGGGCTCTAATATCAATTGTCGCAACcctgaaatatatatatgttgaaaatcaacacttatatatatatatatatatatatatatatatatatatatatatatatatatatattttctctcggtgtaaatattttttaaaaaatttggcagtctcctttttattttcaataccaagttatcgactcaaaaatcaaaacttgtAAATAATAACCATAAACTCATCCCATTATAATGAACTTCACAACTCGaccaaaacattatttttcatgCCCCACTAACTCCCCTAATCTTAACTGATGAGATATTAAAGGCATATGAGAGGTAATATCTTCCAACAGGCCCTCAATCTGTCTCTCATCAAAACCATTTCCTGTCATCGTATCATTTCTCGTACGTACTATCCTAGTTTAAATTAGCAATTTATTAATCTCTTATTCAGTTTCCTAAACCCCAAATCAAGCTCTGATATCAATTGTTACAACcctgaaatattaatttacaataagaattaatttcttAGGACATAAACATATTCTATACAACAAAACTATATTACTATTACTAACTTAAATAAGGACATTATCCTTAATTACATACTCaacaaagaataatttaaacatttaaattCCTTAACATATAAGTGATATagtaacaaaatattaatgcttctaatacaaaaattaatttaaacaaatattttcatcTATGCATCTACTTTCTAGCTCAATGGTGCAAGGTACCTagcaatatatttatataacatAAGAATATTAGGTAAAAACTAGACATTTACActtaataataaacaattaaaataagaacTATTTAAAGCATACACAAAATATATTCACTAGCTCATTAAATAAAGTACTTATCATcaatactttaatttaatttagatattattttatcaatccTTAACTAGGTATCTTTTCCATTAACTAAGATATTATTTTCTCAAGTTATCCATTAATCAATACATTATTTCTGAAGTGTaggaaagaaaaaagtcatttaATATGCCCATTGAACAAggcattattttcattaatcaggAAAAAAATCTTTCGAAATGTTCATTTAACAGAGCATTATTTCCATTAATCAGGAAATAATCTTTCAATACGCCCATTTAACAAGGcattattttcattcattttattcgCAATTTTACACTAAATTATAACCAaagaaaatttcttataaaatattaaaataaacaaatagtttattaaaaatagtttaacaCCTATCTAGTATTTGTGGGTGTGAAGTAGTCTCCTATTGCTGATTAGGTCTTGTGATCTTTTTTGCAACAACTCAGATCAACATGTCATTAATTATTCataatcaaaagataaaaatctcattttcttttaattgtgtcATTCATTCCACATTCTCATCAAATATAAAGGTTCACTTTTTTCTCATAcgtttcattttcattttaaattaaggaGAATAAAATTCTCATTTCCGATCcttcatcaaaattaatttcctGAGTCCCCAACAATCCATCCGATTCGTCTGAAACCACTCTCTTATATTAACAAAGTCCAAGTTGAAATCCTTTCTCTTTTTGTATGTTATGGCCGAAACCTCTACAAGGAAAAAGGGTGAgaattttctccattttttttataaaattcttaTCCATTCCATCTATTAACATTTATAAACCTATAAATTCCCACAATTCCCAAACAACTGCATCAAATCCCCCAATCTCCCAAATCTTTTTCTTTGGCCGAGACCAATAATTAAAGGGGAAAGGAGTTTtgcttctttcatttttaaattaaacactTACCCAATCATAATTCATACTTTCTAATATGGTTCAATCATAATTTGCATTTCAATGATTAACACCATAAATCCCTAATTTCACATAATCATAGcgatttaatttcttcattaaacataaaattataacaattaatcattttaaacatGTTCTTTAACTTACTTGGATAAGGATTCAAGGAATGGATGCAAGAAAGATTCGAATTCCATTCTTCTCTATTTTTAAACCCTAGCTTTGGATTTATTTCTTCAAAACAACTTTCAAGCACTAAATCACCCCTCTTAATTGTTTAACTAAGttctaattaatctaattacacttttatatatatatatatatatatatatatatatatatatatatatatagcaagaaaacaagttgaaaaattACACAAATCCCCCCCCTCTCTTATtgatctttttgttattttttgttatttctgttCAATTATTGTAAACTTCTTCCTGGATGAAgaaattttcatgattttaattgaattaacttATAAGCTtgctcatttatttattattgttcagAATTTCTAGAATGGGTTGTTTACCACCATCGTGAAGTTTGCTCCACGTGCATGGCTCGGCTTCATTTCATCTGCGATGATCGCCGCTGTTGTATCTGCAAGACCAAGGTcgtgtttgtttatttggagcttttgtttttgtagtgtAAAAAAACAGTAAAGTATTTCgtaacacattaaactatttttttactatagGGCCcactaaaaattaagtttgaaatgcAGTTTTTGAGAAtcagtttttatatgttttttgtaaCTGAGTTTTGTAAaactctgtttatttttgcatttcaaaagcgcttttaaaaaaatttaatttttttatttcaaattagtattttttatgttttcagattattttgatgcgctgatataaaaaataattattaaaaaataaaaattattttgattcatttccaagtaaaaagcactttgaaaagtaaccacaACCATACAActaccaaatattttatacatgtttttttgttgtacATAAAcctcaataacaatttttaccaaacacgtatCTAAATCCAAATAACCAatcatacttttttaaaatttatttttttcaaaccacaactgCAAAAACTACTTCAAAAATAAACGCACTCAAGACCGTGTAGAGCGTGTACTAgtatatatcataaatttaatcatttttttaactaatcagAGCACTAAATCTCAGTCAGAGTCATTGAAGTGTcaaactaaagtaaacgaaTGAGGGTAACTTAAATCACTTGACTgcctgtttttatattttgaaaaatgtttttaaaaaaaagtaaagatttttttatttgaaaatattttttttatttttaaaatattttaatgtattgatattaactAATAAagggtttttattaatttaatatattttaaaataaaaaataattgttacaaCAAGAGGCTATATAAATCAAATAAGTGTGTTGTATGCAGTACGCACGGCATGACCTGGCATGGACGACCTGTCAGATGGTGCACACGCAAGAGGACAACCTTTTTCTAAAGATATACTCAAAGGCTACTTGACTCTATAATGACAATTATTTAGATCTGACTATTTTTCCCCCGCATGATGCTGCcagatcattttttaaattatattgcttttaattttatgtaattttttttttaaaaaaaaacctcttcatccaaaactttatttttaagaaataaatattaatatatatatatatatatatatatatatatatatattattttcattgagtATTCATGcgtatgtttttttcaaatattttacataTTAGTTACTTTCTGAACAAAAGATGAACAAATGCGTCAATTTCCATCTGACAGCTACTATCTAACTCCCATACCCTGCTGTCACCATTGTAGCCTGGGCATTGTTTAGGCACGCCATGCCTGCATTTGATCCTTTTCAACGTGGTAATGCCATCAGGCCCAGAATATTGATTAGCAAACACTTGAATCCTGCATTCAAGCACCGTCGCAACACACATATCGTTCCACCCAGAAGCTTTCGTTGAAGCAAAAAAATGGCAAGATCATGACTCCCTAGCAGCATGAAAAACAGCTGCGCACGCCATGGAAGCTGCATCCCTCCAAGGAGCAATTAAAATGTTAGTTGGACTTGTGAGGTCTGTAATTTGGAGCCTGGTCTGTCCCACGGCGTTTTTGTTGAAATTAATCACAATGTCGTAATCAACAAGATATGAATGCTGGAGATAGAGAAACAAAGAGATTGTCTTTCCTTGTGTGTAATAAAACCAGGTGGAAGTATTTCAAGCAATAACTCCCAACTACTCCGCAACGATTATCGCTTGGTTTATAGATATTCATTTGTTACTCCAGTCTTCTTCATcatacatcatcatcatcatctgacGTCTTCATCATCATATGTTCAGGTACGCGAGTTCTTCTGCCCAGAGTATGATTgactaaaaagaataaaaacactagAGCTCGGATTCACAGACCGATGCCTTGCATTATTAAAACAATCTTATCGCCAAAATGGACACATTAACaggtttttttctcaactttagatgcactttatatttttattcttttaaacaagTAGCAAACAAAGAGTATTTGCAAGCACTGTGGGTGGCGTCGAGCGCACCTGCAGAATTACTTGCTCcacagaattaaaaaaatgtaacttcacggaaaaattattgttataaaaaaattgactactttccttttatgttaacaacaagaTACCAAACGATTTCACAGCTGAAGATGTATGCGCAAAGTCAATTGAAGTCATGAATGCCTCTAGTATTGGAATTTTGTTAAACAAATCCTgtactttccttcttttttccatCTGTTGCAGGCATATATTTACTTACCCTTCAAGAAAGAACAGGAAGAAAGAAGACTTTGGCTTAACCATCCAGTATCTTAGTCCCTTCAGAGAGTATTTTGCACTCCCAAATAATGTACACAGCATCTTCAAAATGTAAACTCTTTGTCGAACCACTGATATTGATAAAGAACCAAGGGCGATGAGATGCAATCCGAGAGCTTCGAGATGGGAGTGCATGACTGGAAGCCTTCCAACTCcccaaatcaattaaaaagacatCTAAGCATTCCTCAATTTGCACAGGTTCCGTTGCAAACTAGAGGCACCTCATAGTAACCAGGTATGCAAAGAGCTCCTTGATGCCACCAACCAATTCCTGGTATTCAAGCAAATCCAAAGCATACACTATCAGCTACGTGATCACCAGACATGAAGCTTAAATTAAACCAGATGCTATTGCATCTAACAAAATAATTCTTACCTTTGAACCTGGAAGCTGGTCAGTTAAGGGTATGATCTGCCACAACCTACCCAAAAGCACCCCCATCTCCTTGCAGATATCGCAGGAATCAATTCGACCAAACAGATCTATACTGCAAAAGCAACCATCTTGACTTATCCACTTACACATTCGCCATTGGCACACAACAACATTTTGTTTCATGTTTTGTTCAGCAGAAGCAGTTGGCAGAAGCAGCCTGAGTTTGGAACTAGGTCCCAATCATGTTTAGCAGATATGCATCAAAATGACAAGCCAAGGTTCAAAAGGCCTTTCTGGCGCTAGGAGACAGTATCCCGAATTTGGGGGAATATAACATGGCAATGCTACCCCAAAGTTCTGAAACAAATTTCAGACACCTACCAACACTTCTAGGAGCCTCTCTTTCCTACAACTGCAGAGGAACCTTGCTTCTTCTGTATACCATATTGCCAGGCATCTCTTGATCTATCACCAGATTGATCAAAATCATCTAACGAATTGTCCATTGGTGGCTTAAAAGGACCAAAACTCCCATTCCTAGAAATCACAGATGCACCTGAATTCTCATCATCCTCTGATGGTGTCCCTGATCTGGATTCCATGTGCATATCAAAAGATCTATGTCTTGGTCCACCTAACCTCAAACCCCTTACATTGGAAGAACCTTTGCCCAGGGTCcccttcaaaacaaaaaaatctttgggGAGGGAGTCCATATTCATGTAACAATTCCTTGCTTTAGCATCGGCAACTAATGCAGACCAGTCATCTGATTGCACGAGAGAAGTAGCATTCCCCATGACCTGTTGGGAAATCAAGTTCAGTGGCTGGGGAGGCAGCTATTGGGTGATGGCACAAATGAAATGCTTACAAATGAAATGTCAAATAACAAAGTGAGAGAGAGCAggtaagaaataaaagatagaaAACCATACCCATAGAGCCCTTTTGGCACGTGTAAGAGCAACATTCATTCGGCGGATATCAGCTACAAAACCGACACCATGATTTGAGGCCCGGACACAAGACATGATAATGACATCACGCTCCTGACCTTGGAAAGCATCGACGGTATTAATATAGATATCTTTCCCTTCTTCAGATTTTAAAACAGCTGAAAACTCTTGTTGGAGGCATTTTAACTGCAGCTTATATGGAGTGATTATGCCAACCGTGATTCTCCCCATGCCCAAGGATTTTAAAGATTTCTGAAGATGCTCATACAACTGAAGACAGAATTGTGCTTCGTGTATGTTCTGATAAGATACCGATCCTCCTCTGTGTGACTCCCGCCCATGAGTAACATCATAGAATAGATAAGGTCTAAGTAAAGGGTCTTTGTAGTATGTCTCATCAGGTAAATTAGCAACACTTTCACTGTCAGTGAGACGTCCTTGGTAAAAGTACCGCGAAGGGAAATCTCGGATTTGAGGATGCATCCTGTATTGCACGGATAATAACATTGTCGGGCATCCAGCTTGCTGAAACCTTTCGAAAAGGCTTCTACTGTATAACAAGGTTCCAGCTGCCTTGCTGATAACTGTTGCAGGAAGTTGCTGAGGATCGCCAACAAGAACACACCGTGCAGCACCAAGTGCAAGTGGAGGAAGAACAGCAACTTCACTGGCTTGAGCAGCCTCGTCAATAACCACCATATCAAAACCATGAGTAAGACGAGAGAACAACTTGCGACCACTGCTTGAGACAGTAGTGAACACAATCTCAGCCTCATTGGCAAAACTTGCCTCGAGACTAGCTCGGGCTTCTTCCAGATTAAAATTGCTACCAGCACGAAACCTGGGTTCTAAGATGAGAAGGCGAGAGATTTCAACTAGAACTTTATCCCTGCTTTCAACAACAGCCGCGAGGTTCTGAAGTAATGCATCTCGGTTTTGGTCCCTAGCCATAAGAACATCAGGATCAACACCAACAGATCCTTGGGAACGACCATCCACGGCTGCAAAATTAAGCTTATTTTGAAGATCAGCAATTTGTCCTGAGAAATAAGCTTCCTGGATTTTTAATTCTTGCATCCATTTTGAAATTTCTTCACGGCTCTTGATTAAAAGTTGCTCAGTTCTCCGCTCAACAGAAACTGCCTGAGCAGCACGTGATTGCGAATCAACCCCAACTCTGGCCACATCAGGCCGGTAAACTTTCATCTCACCATCAATAAATCCACGATCAAGAACACGTGCAAGAAGTTCATCAGTTGCAGCATTAGAAGGAGCACAAACTAACATCCTGGGCTTTGGACAGAGTTTTGAAAGGGAGCGGAAGAGATTCTGGTCCATGTTATGAAGAACTTCATCAATTGACCCCAAAGCAATATTGTCAGAATTGCCTTCGTTGGCTTGTTTATAGCTCTGGGGCGCCAGTTTCTTAAGCAAAGAAGTATAGTAATGCTGATACTGAACCAGATGGATGACATTTAGCATTCCCCAGACAGTATGCGTCTTACCTGTCCCTGGAGGCCCTTGTACAAGAGTAAAGGGCCATGGTTCTTGCCTCTTAGTTACCCCACTACTTGTACCAGCAGCAGTATGTGTGGCAGCCCATTGGATTGCAGCCAGCTGTGGCCCATTGAATGTCCTCCGCAAATGGTCAACAAAATTCTGTGTGAAGCATTCAGGCATGGCTGGGGTCTGCTGCTCATATTTTGGGAAGTGATCTGAACTGGGCTTTAGGATTGCAGCTTGCATCTACCAGGATGGTATAGAACATTTAGTttcaaatttgagaaaaaagacTAAACTTAGAAATTAACAAGTATCTGGCTGTTACCTGTAAATTGAGACGGCAAAATGCATGCAGCGCAACATACTCACGCTGGGTGGTTGCAAGAGAACCAAGGACAGTCAAATACCAGGTGCCTCTGGGTTGAAGTTTCCTCAAAATATGATCCTCATCAACCTTGCTggtgaaaacaaattatagaatAAGCAAGCAAATCGTCAGTATGAAATAAAGAGAACAAAAGTCTGACAAGATCAGGAATTCTGGTGACTTAAAGACATTTGAAGCGGGCATAAGCACCAAGGAACAAATTAAGATTGAGGTAATAACCTGTGAGGATCATAAGAGTCcccaacaaaaaaatgaaggatTGCACCAGGAGGATCACGAGAATCCAAAGGGATGTGTCTTCTAACAGTACCAGCCACACGTCCATTGATATCAGGCTCCTCATCATCTTCGTTTGATGACGAGGTGTTGTTCCTCTTGGATCTTACTGCTTCACatgatgaaaattatatttgcatATTAGAAAGCCAAAACGCACTTTGATTGATATGCAATGAAGCAGAATTGCAAAAGTGGTACAGTCATAACAAACCTGTTCCAGGCCTTGGAGTTGAGAGAACTGCAACATCACCCTCCTTGAATGTCCACTTGCACTCATTTGCTGGAAGAACAATGACATCATACCATCCTATGGCCACAAAAGAGATTTCTTCAATCAGTCAACAAAACAGAACATAGATATACACCGCCACAGTAATAATTCAACTCAATACCTCTTTCCCGCCTTTCAATGCTCTTTATACGAACCATAATGTGTGCATTAGTTTCAGCTGACTCCTCCCATGTGCTGTAAAGTTGAGCTCGGCATTCCTCAAAAAGAAGAGGCTCAAATACTCTTACATATTCTTCCACAGACTCAAAGCGACCCGGAACACATTGGAGCTCAGAGTCCTCTGGTGCacacaataataaaacaaaacaagattcAAAAAATGCAGGGACCAAAAAGGCAAAGGAAAGAACAAAGCTCTCAAAGAAACATACAAAAAGAATCAACATCCACATATTTTCTTAATGGATATATACAAGGTGGTTAAATTTCAAGTAACTACATAGAATCAGAAAAAACACTGCATCACGTTTTGACCACCTCTTAGAGCATGTAAATTGGCAAGTAAACATCTTTCAAGCTTGAGATGCATGTAGCAAACAGCTTTTACTTATTAACGACAGGCACAAAAAACCCCTAGCTGATCCACAGTTCCCTATTAAAATGTGGAGAGAAAATGATAGAGGATATGAAATGCACAAACCAAAACATCCAAATTGGTCAAAAAATATAGGAAACAAAATAAGTGATGAGACTGGTTTGTCCAACTTTAATGAGTTGCTGACTATCAAACTTTTCTGATACATCTCCAATCTGTCCCACCCCCTCCTCTTAAGGATTTGGAACAGATGCAGTATACAGGCACTATGTTCTATCTTTTCAGCCCGAAAACCAAAACATGGTCACAGATAATGCATATGGACATATACAAACGGAGACATGTATATGTCTTGTTTAATACCTGGGTGATGCCAAAATTTTTCATTAGTCACCTCCCGTATAAGACGTTCCACTGATGTGTCCTGATAGGGTGTACTGGCTACAGTCGACTTTTTCACAGGAAGGTATTTCTTGTTTCCCAACTTTGAATCCATGGAACCTTGGTTGATAAGAGCAGGCTTCCTGTTAGAGAATTGTGAGTTTTTTGGCTGTCTTAAATCAGCTGGATGCTTCCACGAACTCTCAGCAGGCTGTTTCCATGTACTCTGTTTCTGAATAGGTGGCAGGTGTGTGTCTAAATCAGAGTCACCATTCACTTTCCTATTCTTAGCTGGCTGTGCAGAATTTATATCACCATTACTTTCAGATTTGGGTGGACAAGACTCCACAGAAAAGCCACCATCATTACATGGCAGATCAGCTTGTTTCTGATCCTTTAAAGGATGACCAGGCCTTTCTCCAGAACGTTCAGCAGGTTGAGGAACAGTACGAACCTCCTTCACAGTACGCGTGACGTTTGGCTGCCTTCTTGGTGTTGAACTTTTCATAATTCCAGCTTGCTTGACTTCATCTATATTAATCAACATGGTCTGCCTATTACGCTTTTTACCCAGCATTGCTTCTTTGTGCTGGTCTATCTTCCTCTTCCCCGGATTAGTTGAAAACTTAAGAGCATGACTTGCTTCAATACCTCTAACTTCACGTTGTTTTGAGACTGAGGCAATTTCTTCCTGACCATCCATGCACAAATCATCATTAGCATTTCCATTTGAATTTCGACtaccattatttttataatcattcTGACCTTGATCCAGACCAGGTGAAACACGATCACAGCTTTCAGCCTTACTGTTATCAATAACCTTAACACTGCTAGAAACATTCATGGAAACCATAACAGAAGTACCTTCTACTTCAGACATTCCTTGAAATTGAGAAGCTTTGCCCTTTTCATGCATACTATTGCCAGCACACACATTAGCAGTGCCCTCTGCATCAGACCACTCACCTTCCTCTCTTTCCACAACTTTAATTTCTGCAGAACCAGATCCAGAACCAGAAGTTAGAGATTGTGCTTCTTTCTTATCATCATCAGTAATTGTTTTTGATGGTGATGCTAACTTGGGATTCTGTTCCCCAGCCATCTTCTGTTCAAAACCCACTTCAGGGCAAAAAGCAACCCTGGGTCGAATAAAAGGCTGAAAACCGGATATAGATGATGCGTGTGAAAAGgca is drawn from Populus nigra chromosome 5, ddPopNigr1.1, whole genome shotgun sequence and contains these coding sequences:
- the LOC133695076 gene encoding uncharacterized ATP-dependent helicase C29A10.10c-like isoform X1, whose protein sequence is MGSRGRPVFDLNEPPTEDDEIDHAVCLQPHKALPSANSHPSDMFVASMGPQRIKNNHAFSHASSISGFQPFIRPRVAFCPEVGFEQKMAGEQNPKLASPSKTITDDDKKEAQSLTSGSGSGSAEIKVVEREEGEWSDAEGTANVCAGNSMHEKGKASQFQGMSEVEGTSVMVSMNVSSSVKVIDNSKAESCDRVSPGLDQGQNDYKNNGSRNSNGNANDDLCMDGQEEIASVSKQREVRGIEASHALKFSTNPGKRKIDQHKEAMLGKKRNRQTMLINIDEVKQAGIMKSSTPRRQPNVTRTVKEVRTVPQPAERSGERPGHPLKDQKQADLPCNDGGFSVESCPPKSESNGDINSAQPAKNRKVNGDSDLDTHLPPIQKQSTWKQPAESSWKHPADLRQPKNSQFSNRKPALINQGSMDSKLGNKKYLPVKKSTVASTPYQDTSVERLIREVTNEKFWHHPEDSELQCVPGRFESVEEYVRVFEPLLFEECRAQLYSTWEESAETNAHIMVRIKSIERRERGWYDVIVLPANECKWTFKEGDVAVLSTPRPGTAVRSKRNNTSSSNEDDEEPDINGRVAGTVRRHIPLDSRDPPGAILHFFVGDSYDPHSKVDEDHILRKLQPRGTWYLTVLGSLATTQREYVALHAFCRLNLQMQAAILKPSSDHFPKYEQQTPAMPECFTQNFVDHLRRTFNGPQLAAIQWAATHTAAGTSSGVTKRQEPWPFTLVQGPPGTGKTHTVWGMLNVIHLVQYQHYYTSLLKKLAPQSYKQANEGNSDNIALGSIDEVLHNMDQNLFRSLSKLCPKPRMLVCAPSNAATDELLARVLDRGFIDGEMKVYRPDVARVGVDSQSRAAQAVSVERRTEQLLIKSREEISKWMQELKIQEAYFSGQIADLQNKLNFAAVDGRSQGSVGVDPDVLMARDQNRDALLQNLAAVVESRDKVLVEISRLLILEPRFRAGSNFNLEEARASLEASFANEAEIVFTTVSSSGRKLFSRLTHGFDMVVIDEAAQASEVAVLPPLALGAARCVLVGDPQQLPATVISKAAGTLLYSRSLFERFQQAGCPTMLLSVQYRMHPQIRDFPSRYFYQGRLTDSESVANLPDETYYKDPLLRPYLFYDVTHGRESHRGGSVSYQNIHEAQFCLQLYEHLQKSLKSLGMGRITVGIITPYKLQLKCLQQEFSAVLKSEEGKDIYINTVDAFQGQERDVIIMSCVRASNHGVGFVADIRRMNVALTRAKRALWVMGNATSLVQSDDWSALVADAKARNCYMNMDSLPKDFFVLKGTLGKGSSNVRGLRLGGPRHRSFDMHMESRSGTPSEDDENSGASVISRNGSFGPFKPPMDNSLDDFDQSGDRSRDAWQYGIQKKQGSSAVVGKRGS
- the LOC133695076 gene encoding uncharacterized ATP-dependent helicase C29A10.10c-like isoform X2, whose amino-acid sequence is MGSRGRPVFDLNEPPTEDDEIDHAVCLQPHKALPSANSHPSDMFVASMGPQRIKNNHAFSHASSISGFQPFIRPRVAFCPEVGFEQKMAGEQNPKLASPSKTITDDDKKEAQSLTSGSGSGSAEIKVVEREEGEWSDAEGTANVCAGNSMHEKGKASQFQGMSEVEGTSVMVSMNVSSSVKVIDNSKAESCDRVSPGLDQGQNDYKNNGSRNSNGNANDDLCMDGQEEIASVSKQREVRGIEASHALKFSTNPGKRKIDQHKEAMLGKKRNRQTMLINIDEVKQAGIMKSSTPRRQPNVTRTVKEVRTVPQPAERSGERPGHPLKDQKQADLPCNDGGFSVESCPPKSESNGDINSAQPAKNRKVNGDSDLDTHLPPIQKQSTWKQPAESSWKHPADLRQPKNSQFSNRKPALINQGSMDSKLGNKKYLPVKKSTVASTPYQDTSVERLIREVTNEKFWHHPEDSELQCVPGRFESVEEYVRVFEPLLFEECRAQLYSTWEESAETNAHIMVRIKSIERRERGWYDVIVLPANECKWTFKEGDVAVLSTPRPGTVRSKRNNTSSSNEDDEEPDINGRVAGTVRRHIPLDSRDPPGAILHFFVGDSYDPHSKVDEDHILRKLQPRGTWYLTVLGSLATTQREYVALHAFCRLNLQMQAAILKPSSDHFPKYEQQTPAMPECFTQNFVDHLRRTFNGPQLAAIQWAATHTAAGTSSGVTKRQEPWPFTLVQGPPGTGKTHTVWGMLNVIHLVQYQHYYTSLLKKLAPQSYKQANEGNSDNIALGSIDEVLHNMDQNLFRSLSKLCPKPRMLVCAPSNAATDELLARVLDRGFIDGEMKVYRPDVARVGVDSQSRAAQAVSVERRTEQLLIKSREEISKWMQELKIQEAYFSGQIADLQNKLNFAAVDGRSQGSVGVDPDVLMARDQNRDALLQNLAAVVESRDKVLVEISRLLILEPRFRAGSNFNLEEARASLEASFANEAEIVFTTVSSSGRKLFSRLTHGFDMVVIDEAAQASEVAVLPPLALGAARCVLVGDPQQLPATVISKAAGTLLYSRSLFERFQQAGCPTMLLSVQYRMHPQIRDFPSRYFYQGRLTDSESVANLPDETYYKDPLLRPYLFYDVTHGRESHRGGSVSYQNIHEAQFCLQLYEHLQKSLKSLGMGRITVGIITPYKLQLKCLQQEFSAVLKSEEGKDIYINTVDAFQGQERDVIIMSCVRASNHGVGFVADIRRMNVALTRAKRALWVMGNATSLVQSDDWSALVADAKARNCYMNMDSLPKDFFVLKGTLGKGSSNVRGLRLGGPRHRSFDMHMESRSGTPSEDDENSGASVISRNGSFGPFKPPMDNSLDDFDQSGDRSRDAWQYGIQKKQGSSAVVGKRGS